From Triticum aestivum cultivar Chinese Spring chromosome 4A, IWGSC CS RefSeq v2.1, whole genome shotgun sequence, a single genomic window includes:
- the LOC123082724 gene encoding uncharacterized acetyltransferase At3g50280-like encodes MGDVRIVSRRMVRPEPTASPPVETIHLTPWDLKSITVENIQKGILLPKPPTTGGKGLNDVDVECLASSFQRALGHFYPYAGRLAVAVPPASDGGASSPQNQSLTISLRCGGEGAEFVHAVAPGVTVSDISASLVVPRVVWSFFPLDMLLGSDAIEGSRPLLVAQVTELADGVFIAMSMNHGVADGTTFWQFFNTWSELSRAAVAGNDVMISSPLPVFDRSFLGSCTVPIPLPFGNLEDVVGIRHVFPPVQECFLNFSAASVKNLKAQANAEMSGSGCTLGTISSLQALLAHLWRAVCRARRLASHQKTTYTVLVGCRGRVVGIPAAYAGNAVEHATAKSTAGDILDRGLGRAAWLLNRAVASFDMAYASNKLASWPREPSFTRLPALVAAAPTGTLTGSSPRFDVYGNDFGWGAPVTVRSGAGNKFDGKATVYEGRGGGGSIALEVCLVPEALARLVTDEEFMGATTTDSY; translated from the coding sequence ATGGGCGACGTCCGAATCGTGTCACGGCGCATGGTACGGCCGGAACCAACGGCCTCGCCGCCGGTGGAGACCATCCACCTGACGCCGTGGGATCTCAAGTCTATCACCGTGGAGAACATCCAGAAGGGCATCCTCCTGCCCAAGCCTCCCACCACCGGAGGCAAGGGGCTCAACGACGTCGACGTGGAGTGTCTAGCTTCGTCCTTTCAGCGAGCCCTTGGCCACTTCTACCCTTATGCCGGACGCCTCGCCGTGGCCGTCCCGCCGGCTAGCGACGGCGGAGCATCGTCGCCTCAGAACCAGAGCCTCACCATTTCGCTCCGCTGCGGCGGCGAGGGCGCCGAGTTCGTCCACGCCGTGGCTCCCGGCGTCACCGTCTCGGACATCAGCGCCTCGCTCGTCGTTCCTCGGGTGGTCTGGTCCTTCTTCCCGCTCGACATGCTGCTGGGTTCGGACGCCATTGAGGGCTCGCGCCCGCTCCTGGTTGCGCAGGTCACCGAGCTCGCCGACGGCGTCTTCATCGCCATGTCAATGAACCACGGCGTCGCCGACGGTACGACATTCTGGCAATTCTTCAATACCTGGTCCGAGCTAAGTCGTGCCGCCGTCGCTGGCAACGATGTTATGATCTCCTCGCCGTTGCCGGTGTTCGACAGGAGTTTCCTGGGCAGCTGCACCGTCCCCATCCCTCTGCCCTTCGGCAACCTGGAGGATGTCGTCGGCATTCGACATGTGTTCCCGCCCGTGCAGGAATGCTTCCTCAATTTCTCCGCGGCGAGCGTAAAGAATCTCAAGGCGCAGGCGAACGCCGAGATGTCCGGCTCCGGCTGCACCCTTGGCACAATCTCCTCGCTGCAGGCGCTGCTCGCGCACCTGTGGCGTGCCGTGTGCCGAGCCCGGCGACTCGCATCGCACCAGAAAACGACGTACACTGTCCTTGTGGGATGCCGTGGCCGCGTCGTCGGCATACCGGCAGCCTACGCGGGCAACGCGGTGGAGCACGCCACCGCCAAGTCCACCGCCGGCGACATCCTGGACAGGGGCCTTGGCCGGGCGGCATGGCTCCTGAACAGGGCCGTGGCGTCGTTCGACATGGCATACGCGAGCAACAAGCTCGCGTCCTGGCCTCGGGAGCCTAGCTTCACGCGCCTGCCCGCGCTCGTGGCTGCCGCTCCCACGGGGACGCTGACAGGGAGCTCGCCGCGGTTCGACGTGTATGGGAACGACTTCGGGTGGGGCGCGCCGGTGACCGTTCGGAGCGGCGCCGGGAACAAGTTTGATGGGAAGGCGACCGTGTACGAGGGTCGAGGTGGCGGAGGGAGCATTGCGCTGGAGGTGTGCCTCGTTCCGGAGGCGCTCGCCAGGCTCGTCACCGACGAGGAGTTCATGGGTGCAACCACCACTGATTCATACTGA